The proteins below are encoded in one region of Naumovozyma castellii chromosome 6, complete genome:
- the CTK2 gene encoding Ctk2p (ancestral locus Anc_5.242), with translation MSLSPPTFQTQLTLSRPYLTRRQISKLQCKTITDRRSYNQKKIVVIRYLSELCTRLNFPRKTLETALYYYQRYHLFNSFETELCYTLATSCLVLSCKQVETMKKINEICNLSFVLRNIKMNPMKNAEILNNFKKQLFHLELKILEACSFDYRINNYVHADEFIVKFGKKLGFSYQVCHLAWLIGYDVLKLEIMLIVPQHCISLAVLKIATELIGQDLEIWKKRETFIKLDVQQLQFQEAYFDILNFFINAFELCDLKDNLPVGVPMISIDTFIQLKKRAGPEVGIREMNESSLKADEYFAVQREYTVRERRYTLIQSLVKDESNSLEKMH, from the coding sequence ATGTCGTTATCACCACCCACCTTCCAAACTCAGTTAACTCTCTCAAGACCGTATTTGACAAGGAGGCAAATATCCAAGTTACAATGCAAAACCATAACAGACCGTCGATCATATaaccaaaagaaaatagtTGTCATTAGGTATCTATCTGAACTTTGCACAAGGTTGAATTTTCCTCGAAAGACTTTGGAAACGGCTCTATATTATTACCAAAGGtatcatttatttaatagTTTTGAAACTGAATTATGTTATACTTTGGCAACAAGTTGCCTTGTGCTGAGTTGCAAGCAAGTGGAaacaatgaagaagatcaatgaaatttgtaatttatcatttgtGTTGagaaatataaaaatgaatCCGATGAAGAATGCAGAAatattaaacaattttaaaaagcaattatttcatttagaACTGAAAATATTAGAAGCATGTTCATTTGACTACAGAATTAATAACTATGTTCACGCTGATGAATTTATCGTCAAATTTGGTAAGAAATTGGGGTTTAGTTATCAAGTATGTCATTTGGCATGGCTCATCGGTTACGatgtattgaaattggaaattatgCTAATAGTCCCTCAGCATTGCATCAGTTTAGCAGTCCTAAAGATCGCCACAGAATTGATAGGGCAGGACCtggaaatttggaaaaagaGAGAaacatttattaaattggaTGTTCAACAATTGCAATTCCAAGAGGcttattttgatattttaaatttttttattaacGCATTTGAACTATGTGATTTAAAAGACAATTTGCCCGTGGGGGTGCCTATGATAAGTATAGATACtttcattcaattaaaaaagaGAGCCGGTCCAGAAGTAGGTATAAGAGAAATGAATgaatcatcattgaaaGCTGATGAATATTTCGCAGTTCAGAGAGAGTACACTGTTCGAGAGAGAAGATATACATTAATACAATCTTTAGTAAAGGATGAATCTAATTCTTTAGAAAAAATGCATTAA
- the BET4 gene encoding Rab geranylgeranyltransferase BET4 (ancestral locus Anc_5.243), whose protein sequence is MHGVKRRQWSRELLKQKRIEDEKKIKQYRSLVDTVLNLKETQIYTKDSLKLSKEVLQWNPEFNTVWNFRRDIIENVKGQLDVTFWEDELNFTMAELKKFPKVYWIWNHRVWVLKNHIDSSLKIWQRELIIVNKLLDMDARNFHGWHYRRRIIKVIEDRTGKSNDHEELELTTQKINKNISNFSAWHQRVQLITRMNDTDEFENRKEFITNEIDYITNAMFTDAEDQSVWFYMEWFLEYEMVSKVLNHNEYTTILNKFQSNILIINEDDKEFSGKENPWCLKMLIIIEKLQTNLGIEIKDGKSKEWIAKLIEADPLRKNRYLYLLHEEK, encoded by the exons ATG CACGGTGTGAAAAGAAGACAATGGTCAAGGGAGTTGTTAAAACAAAAGAGAATTgaggatgaaaagaaaatcaaaCAATACAGATCTTTAGTGGACACTGTTTTGAACCTCAAGGAAACTCAAATCTACACAAAggattcattaaaattgtCGAAAGAAGTTTTACAATGGAATCCAGAATTTAATACTGTTTGGAATTTTAGAAGAGATATCATCGAAAATGTAAAAGGTCAATTGGATGTCACATTTTGGGAAGACGAATTAAACTTTACCATGGCtgaattaaagaagttTCCAAAAGTGTATTGGATTTGGAATCATAGAGTTTGGGTTCTAAAGAATCATATCGACTCCTCTCTAAAGATTTGGCAGAGGGAGTTAATAATCGTTAACAAATTATTGGATATGGATGCTCGAAATTTTCATGGATGGCATTATAGAAGAAGGATTATTAAGGTTATCGAAGACAGAACTGGTAAAAGCAACGATcatgaagaattagaattaaCCACTcaaaaaatcaataaaaatATCTCGAATTTCTCTGCATGGCACCAAAGAGTTCAACTAATCACAAGAATGAATGATACTGACGAGTTTGAAAATagaaaagaatttattacaAATGAGATAGATTATATTACAAACGCAATGTTTACAGATGCGGAAGATCAGTCTGTTTGGTTTTACATGGAATGGTTTCTCGAATATGAAATGGTATCAAAAGTCTTGAATCATAATGAATATACAACCATCCTGAATAAGTTTCAATCAAACatcttaataataaatgaagACGATAAGGAATTTTCTGGAAAGGAAAATCCATGGTGTCTGAAAATGTTAATTATTATAGAAAAACTACAAACAAACCTTGGTATCGAGATTAAGGATGGTAAATCAAAAGAGTGGATTGCCAAATTAATTGAAGCCGATCCTTTGAGGAAAAATAGATATTTATATTTGCTACATgaagagaaataa
- the GSR1 gene encoding Gsr1p (ancestral locus Anc_5.29) has translation MKHFRKKSNLSNGETDSPDGKRQSRVEVSKEDMARLKVRTASVHDPILDAVNEAQPFEQAADTFHDNMNRQSYFSNDGTNVLRDVFGQPIQQPDISNPTRARDERPLDTIRSFEYAVSGDPVWAQQLETPQYGFRVRPDFPSFGSTNPYGMQDGGNGMAGQSNQMYGEQGVYQAPVAHTTDEKKKKKKRNFFGRKKKKNAD, from the coding sequence ATGAAGCATTTCAGAAAGAAGTCGAACTTGAGTAACGGTGAAACGGACTCACCAGATGGCAAGCGTCAATCTAGAGTGGAAGTCTCCAAAGAGGATATGGCCAGACTAAAGGTCCGTACTGCCTCTGTCCACGATCCTATCCTAGATGCTGTCAACGAAGCACAACCTTTCGAGCAAGCTGCCGATACATTCCATGATAATATGAATAGACAGTCCTATTTCTCCAATGACGGTACTAATGTCCTTCGTGATGTTTTTGGTCAGCCTATTCAACAACCAGATATCTCGAATCCAACAAGAGCTAGAGACGAAAGACCCCTAGATACCATTAGAAGTTTCGAATATGCTGTTTCCGGGGATCCAGTATGGGCACAACAACTAGAAACTCCACAATATGGGTTCAGAGTAAGACCCGACTTCCCATCTTTTGGCTCCACTAACCCATATGGGATGCAAGATGGAGGAAACGGGATGGCTGGCCAATCAAACCAAATGTATGGTGAACAAGGGGTGTACCAAGCTCCAGTGGCACACACTACCGAtgagaaaaagaagaagaaaaagagaaatttCTTCGGtagaaagaagaagaagaacgCTGACTGA
- the LIP1 gene encoding sphingosine N-acyltransferase subunit LIP1 (ancestral locus Anc_5.26) — MKITYYSGIISRLHVTSTTNRTKLSLICKAMSGKKEEDQRKPRIWNLIQCVGVVLSLIAAVEYFKYSTRIHYDWFHCTPIMEPLDSSENPIFKVWARGGPSCDKRGEFKTIVKSITRGFEPAKSPISFCIKENTGIPAIHYPIHEDKGEPGYIAYVEYTTNDREIQKICQNSTILHM, encoded by the coding sequence ATGAAAATTACGTATTACTCGGGGATTATCTCAAGACTACACGTAAcctcaacaacaaatagAACCAAACTATCGCTAATTTGCAAGGCTATGTCAGGAAAGAAAGAGGAGGATCAACGTAAGCCACGTATTTGGAACCTAATCCAATGTGTTGGAGTCGTATTGTCACTCATCGCTGCTGTGGAATactttaaatattcaacaaGGATACATTATGATTGGTTCCATTGCACCCCAATCATGGAACCATTGGACAGTTCAGAAAACCCTATATTTAAAGTGTGGGCTCGTGGAGGCCCTAGTTGTGATAAAAGAGGCGAGTTCAAGACTATTGTTAAAAGTATTACAAGAGGATTTGAACCTGCAAAATCTCCAATATCATTTTGTATAAAAGAAAACACCGGTATACCTGCTAttcattatccaattcatgAAGATAAGGGGGAACCAGGTTACATTGCCTACGTAGAATATACCACCAATGATAGGGAAATCCAGAAAATATGTCAAAATTCAACGATTCTCCATATGTAA
- the LCB1 gene encoding serine C-palmitoyltransferase LCB1 (ancestral locus Anc_5.28) has protein sequence MSILQVNDTSIPDVLPPSIPIPNFIVTSFSFIWYHLYTNILRIPGGPYIIHYINKSYDDDPYRTWVEIGLVLYAIYYYLSKPRQKKGLQSNRPKLSPQEVDSLIDEWQPELLVENTELSKQSWRLASIPEIVDGGIDTHIDLTRNFGKERFNNVFNMASNNFLQMSKWPEVIELVKKTIKNYGVGACGPAGFYGNQDVHYTLEYDLAEFFGTEGAVLYGQDFCVASSVLPAFTKRGDVIVADDQVSLALQNALQLSRSTVYYFEHNNMESLENLLAELTDLEKKDKPPAIPRKFIVTEGLFENSGDIAPLPELVKLKEKYKFRLFVDENLSIGVLGATGRGLAEHYGMNRATAIDITIGSLATAIGSSGGFCLGDSVMSQHQRIGSNAYCFSASLPAYTVTTGSKILELLNKDTVVVPQLQYLSQLLFNFFTKDLQLQKFIDVTSCINSPILHFQLTEEFRRARFNYSSEELFETISTLQKRNVTDKYIEPYENEEKFLQHIVDTILTKHNILITRNTIILKHETLPIVPSLKVCCNAGMDTQELQSAMEAIKASVLECCTTAN, from the coding sequence ATGAGCATTTTACAAGTCAATGACACATCGATCCCTGATGTATTGCCCCCATCAATTCCCATCCCAAACTTTATCGTCACATCATTCTCATTTATATGGTACCATCTCTACACAAACATCTTGAGAATACCGGGAGGTCCATACATCATCCATTACATCAATAAATCGTACGATGATGATCCATATAGAACATGGGTCGAGATTGGTCTGGTTCTCTATGCCATCTACTACTATCTATCCAAACCAAGACAAAAGAAGGGTCTGCAATCCAATAGACCCAAATTGAGTCCACAAGAAGTAGACTCATTAATCGATGAATGGCAACCGGAATTGCTTGTGGAAAATACCGAGCTTTCTAAACAATCTTGGAGATTGGCTTCCATCCCGGAAATTGTGGACGGTGGTATCGATACACACATTGACCTGACTCGTAATTTTGGTAAGGAACGctttaataatgttttcaatatggcttctaataatttcttgcAAATGTCCAAATGGCCCGAGGTGATCGAATTGGTGAAAAAAACTATAAAAAACTATGGTGTCGGTGCCTGTGGTCCTGCTGGGTTTTACGGTAACCAAGACGTTCATTATACTTTGGAATATGATTTAGCTGAATTTTTCGGTACCGAAGGTGCTGTGTTATATGGTCAAGATTTCTGTGTTGCTTCTTCTGTGTTACCTGCATTTACTAAGCGTGGTGACGTGATTGTCGCTGATGATCAGGTTTCCTTGGCTTTACAAAACGCTCTACAATTAAGTAGATCCACTGTGTATTATTTCGAACATAATAATATGGAatcattggaaaatttattagctGAATTGACAGATCtggaaaagaaggataaACCTCCTGCTATTCCACGTAAATTTATTGTTACTGAGGGTCTTTTCGAAAATTCTGGTGATATCGCACCATTACCAGAACTGGTcaaattaaaagaaaaatataagtTTAGATTATTCGTCGATGAAAATTTGTCCATTGGTGTCTTGGGTGCCACTGGCCGTGGTCTTGCTGAACATTATGGTATGAATCGTGCTACTGCTATTGATATCACAATTGGTTCCTTGGCTACAGCTATTGGTTCATCAGGTGGGTTCTGTCTCGGTGATAGTGTGATGTCTCAACATCAAAGAATTGGATCCAATGCCTATTGTTTCTCAGCTTCCTTACCAGCTTACACTGTCACTACTGGTTCCAAAATattagaattattgaataaagaTACCGTTGTGGTTCCTCAATTGCAATATTTGTCTCAACtattgtttaattttttcactAAGGATTTACAATTACAAAAATTCATTGACGTTACATCATGTATCAACTCCCCCATCTTACATTTCCAATTAACCGAAGAATTTAGAAGAGCAAGATTCAATTATTCCAGTGAAGAATTATTCGAAACAATATCGACATTGCAAAAGAGAAATGTTACTGATAAGTACATTGAGCCATATGAAAATGAGGAGAAATTCTTACAACATATCGTGGACACTATCCTAACCAAGCATAACATTTTGATTACAAGAAACACTATTATATTGAAGCATGAAACGTTACCCATCGTGCCAAGTTTGAAGGTCTGCTGTAACGCCGGCATGGACACACAAGAGCTACAATCCGCCATGGAAGCAATCAAGGCCTCTGTGCTTGAGTGCTGTACCACCGCCAACTAA
- the TAF1 gene encoding histone acetyltransferase (ancestral locus Anc_5.25) encodes MTSSQKRNGKMASASDLTNEDDAYNSIFGGDFGSLEIGSIISNKDTEGATQHLPDAIDFEDEDELAEEEDDDQNAGEETTDSDMNGEMDETKQDDQEDDEEIDMNAIPYDMLNGTSTQHHDDGVMIMGQEQDVLGSASIVNTNEYMTNDDNLLLNHSNRDLRMGSIDFQSGDNNALFNTNMDDKIFMEHNPSFDAGSFSLSNRTNKLRSSQEIINNEELKRIEQERVANEDKLLLKSYYPDFKRGKILKWNKFIYRKYGRYQWHRDATIMGEVLKPLFPSNLKFKVGRDTRKSFKSTSTESWNSEKKKGIVYATLEEIDPQSINKKIEDHHNTELPEGLLIATDDWDQENIINGDGNDGADNINKPLQITENNLQEVVDDWEWDEDNIVDAKLKEATAAQLDMNDEQLLLIKLENQKEEDKDHTTLSGEINEKAILKRLNISNDEAYSILKHTHQPKIRATISNLNIEHSQPALKLQSPYYKVQLPKPQLRYFHRPHFGSNIRSGTTITFNKLKLRKRKRDKGKEVKESFASTQDLTIGDTAPVYLMEYSEQTPLALSKFGMATKLINYYRKTSDQDTLRPKLPVGETHVLGVQDKSPFWNFGFVEPGHIVPTLYNNMVRAPVFKHDISGTDFLMVKSSGHGVSSRFYLKNINHLFTVGQTFPVEEIPGPNSRKVTSMRTTRLRMIVYRILNRTSSRAISIEPVNKHFPDQDYGQNRQKVKEFMKYQRDGPDKGLWKLKDGEQLLDNESTRKLITPEQVSEAESMSQGLQFHDDNEFFNFDEKLLKLEENLLPWNATKNFINATQMRAMIQIHGAGDPTGCGEGFSFLKTSMKGGFTKSGSHVNLDHQNNKKGQGGGHTYNVAQQQKIYDEEISKTWYTHAKSLSVTNPFEEIDDPDVVNPTNKHVKTHRDDNKVLKIVRKRRDANGIIQRQTIIIRDPRVIKGYLIGKERRKENKLDVDKLLEEETKIENPDDIELQKKLLQNELASLEKSQQRRAARQKKTVDGKVGKGKNTTRRCATCGQVGHIRTNKSCPMYNGGPLEDSTANASTATTPGPSTSVGPANNNETV; translated from the coding sequence ATGACATCGTCTCAGAAACGAAATGGTAAGATGGCGTCTGCGTCTGACTTAACGAATGAGGATGACGCTTACAATTCCATCTTTGGCGGTGATTTTGGATCGCTGGAAATAGGTTCTATTATATCTAACAAAGATACTGAAGGTGCCACTCAGCATTTGCCTGATGCAATTGATTttgaggatgaagatgaactggctgaagaagaagatgatgatcaaAACGCAGGTGAAGAGACAACAGATAGCGACATGAATGGAGAAATGGATGAGACCAAACAAGATGACCaggaagatgatgaagaaatagaCATGAATGCAATACCATATGATATGTTGAATGGTACAAGTACTCAACATCATGACGATGGTGTCATGATAATGGGCCAAGAACAAGACGTATTGGGCTCAGCATCGATAGTTAATACCAACGAATACATGACCAACGATGACAATTTACTTTTAAACCACTCAAATAGAGACCTCCGGATGGGTTCTATAGACTTTCAAAGCGGTGATAATAATGCTTTATTCAATACAAATATGgatgataaaatatttatggAACATAATCCATCTTTTGATGCTGGTAGCTTCTCCTTAAGTAACAGAACTAACAAATTGAGAAGTTCacaagaaattataaacAATGAAGAACTGAAGAGAATAGAACAAGAAAGGGTAGCCAATGAAGATAAACTTTTGTTGAAAAGTTATTATCCTGATTTCAAGAGAGgcaaaatattaaaatggaataaattcatttacAGAAAGTATGGCCGCTACCAATGGCATAGAGATGCAACTATAATGGGAGAAGTTTTGAAACCGTTATTTCCAtctaatttgaaattcaaagTTGGTCGTGACACAAGAAAATCGTTTAAATCAACATCTACCGAGTCATGGAACTcggaaaagaaaaagggtATAGTATATGCTACTCTAGAAGAAATAGACCCACAATccataaataaaaaaatagaagatCATCATAACACTGAACTTCCTGAAGGATTATTGATTGCTACCGATGATTGGGATCAAGagaatattatcaatggaGATGGAAACGATGGTGCTGATAACATTAATAAACCTTTACAAATAACCGAAAACAATTTGCAAGAAGTGGTTGATGATTGGGAATGGGATGAAGATAATATAGTGGATGCTAAATTAAAAGAAGCAACAGCAGCACAGCTGGACATGAATGATGAACAACTACTTCTGATTAAGTTGGAGAAtcaaaaggaagaagataaagACCATACAACATTGTCAGGCGAAATTAATGAGAAGGCAATCCTAAAAagattaaatatttctaaCGATGAAGCCTATTCAATCTTGAAGCATACACATCAACCAAAAATTCGTGCGACAATATCAAATCTAAATATTGAACATTCCCAACCGGCTTTGAAACTACAGTCACCATATTATAAAGTTCAGTTACCAAAACCACAGTTGAGATACTTCCATAGACCTCATTTTGGTAGTAATATTCGTTCAGGGACCACGATTACGttcaataaattgaaattaagaaagagaaagcGTGATAAGGGTAAGGAAGTTAAGGAATCTTTTGCCTCTACTCAAGATTTAACTATTGGTGATACTGCCCCAGTGTACTTAATGGAATACTCAGAACAAACTCCACTTGCATTATCCAAGTTTGGTATGGCTacaaaattaattaattattataGGAAGACATCCGATCAAGATACCTTACGTCCAAAGTTACCTGTGGGAGAAACACATGTTCTTGGTGTCCAAGATAAATCTCCATTTTGGAACTTCGGTTTTGTGGAACCAGGTCACATTGTACCAACActatataataatatggTCCGTGCTCCTGTGTTTAAACACGACATTTCAGGAACAGACTTCTTAATGGTTAAAAGTTCAGGACATGGTGTGAGCAGCAGgttttatttgaagaatattaatCATTTATTCACAGTGGGTCAAACTTTTCCAGTCGAAGAGATTCCTGGTCCAAATTCTAGAAAGGTTACATCTATGAGGACGACAAGGTTGAGGATGATCGTATATAGAATTCTTAATAGAACCTCTAGTCGGGCCATTTCAATCGAACCAGTGAATAAACATTTTCCAGATCAAGACTACGGTCAAAATAGACAAAAGGTTAAAGAGTTTATGAAATATCAGCGTGATGGTCCAGATAAAGGGTTGTGGAAACTAAAGGATGGTGAACAGTTATTGGATAATGAAAGTACCAGAAAACTAATAACTCCTGAACAAGTCTCAGAAGCCGAGTCAATGAGCCAAGGTTTACAATTTCATGACGATAACGAGTTCTTTAATTtcgatgaaaaattattgaaattagaGGAAAATTTATTACCCTGGAACGCAACTAAGAACTTTATCAACGCGACTCAAATGAGGGCAATGATTCAGATACATGGTGCTGGTGATCCTACTGGATGTGGCGAGGGGTTTTCGTTTTTAAAGACCTCAATGAAAGGTGGGTTTACTAAATCTGGATCTCATGTCAACTTGGATCaccaaaataataagaagGGACAAGGTGGTGGTCATACATACAATGTGGCGCAACAGCAGAAGatatatgatgaagaaattagtAAGACGTGGTATACGCATGCCAAGAGTCTTAGTGTAACAAATCCCTTTGAGGAAATTGATGACCCCGATGTCGTAAACCCAACCAATAAGCATGTCAAAACTCATCGagatgataataaagtTCTTAAGATTGTGCGGAAGAGGAGAGATGCAAATGGTATAATTCAAAGAcaaactattattattagagaTCCAAGAGTCATAAAAGGTTATCTGATAGGaaaggaaagaagaaaggaaaacaaACTAGATGTCGACAAACTTTTGGAGgaagaaaccaaaattgaaaaccCAGATGATATCGAACTACAAAAGAAGTTACTACAGAATGAACTAGCCTCTCTTGAGAAGTCACAACAAAGGAGAGCGGCTCGTCAAAAGAAAACAGTAGATGGTAAGGTGGGCAAAGGTAAGAATACTACTAGACGTTGTGCTACATGTGGTCAAGTTGGTCACATTAGAACCAATAAATCATGTCCTATGTATAATGGTGGCCCACTCGAGGATTCTACGGCAAATGCAAGTACAGCTACAACACCAGGCCCTTCAACGTCAGTTGGCCCCGCAAATAACAATGAAACGGTGTAG
- the PRC1 gene encoding carboxypeptidase C PRC1 (ancestral locus Anc_5.27) produces MKTNTLIAGLSLSAATLANAWSIQHPFAFDDDLLDTAAKSLGTSKDEVLGSISENVKSAWDDLPKLFPKQVAELEFLTKPKTSIHINKKNDWDFVVKNEPEKEVSDYQLRVNKIQDPKILGVDPNVTQYTGYLDVEEDDKHFFFWFFESRNDPKNDPVILWLSGGPGCSSMTGLFFELGPSSLGKKLKPIHNPYSWNSNASVIFLDQPVNVGFSYSGSKGVSNTVAAGKDVYAFLQLFFQQFPEYASDQDFHIAGESYAGHYIPVFAAEILSHDVEERNFNLTSVMIGNGLTDPLVQYEYYEPMACGKGGEPAVLKAEECKAMNDSLDRCLGLIDSCYESESVWSCVPASIYCNNAQLGPYQRTGKNVYDIRKKCEGGNLCYPALQYIDDYLNLDEVKKAVGAEVDHFETCNFDINRNFLFNGDWMKPYQKAVTSILNQDLPVLVYAGDKDFICNWLGNRAWTDVLPWKDSEEFAKQPIRNWTAKATGEVAGEVKSFGRLTYLRVLGGGHMVPYDVPENSLSFVNEWINGNFTL; encoded by the coding sequence ATGAAAACAAACACCCTTATCGCAGGGCTTTCCCTGTCTGCCGCTACGTTGGCCAACGCTTGGTCCATCCAGCACCCCTTTGCATTCGACGACGACTTATTGGACACTGCCGCTAAATCCCTGGGAACCAGTAAGGATGAAGTCCTCGGTTCAATATCTGAGAATGTCAAGTCCGCCTGGGATGACTTGCCAAAACTTTTCCCCAAGCAAGTAGCTGAATTGGAATTCTTGACTAAACCCAAGACTAGTATCCATATcaataagaagaatgatTGGGATTTCGTGGTGAAAAATGAACCTGAAAAGGAGGTATCTGATTATCAACTACGTGTGAACAAGATCCAAGATCCTAAAATTCTCGGTGTGGACCCTAATGTGACTCAATACACCGGTTATTTGGATGTTGAGGAAGACGATAAGcacttcttcttttggttCTTTGAGAGTAGAAATGACCCCAAGAATGACCCTGTCATCTTATGGTTAAGTGGTGGTCCAGGTTGTTCATCCATGACCGGTCTGTTCTTCGAATTGGGCCCCTCTTCTCTAggtaagaaattaaaaCCTATTCATAACCCATATTCATGGAACTCTAACGCTTCTGTCATTTTCTTAGATCAACCAGTCAATGTTGGATTCTCATACTCTGGTTCCAAAGGTGTCTCCAATACAGTGGCTGCTGGTAAAGATGTTTATGCCTTCTTACAATTATTCTTCCAACAATTCCCTGAATATGCCTCTGATCAAGATTTCCATATTGCTGGTGAATCATATGCAGGTCATTATATCCCAGTATTTGCCGCAGAAATTTTATCTCACGATGtagaagaaagaaacttTAACTTAACCTCTGTGATGATTGGTAATGGGTTAACTGATCCATTAGTTCAATATGAATATTACGAACCAATGGCATGCGGGAAAGGTGGCGAACCAGCCGTTCTCAAGGCAGAAGAATGTAAAGCAATGAACGATTCCCTAGACAGATGTCTAGGTTTGATTGATTCATGTTATGAATCAGAATCCGTCTGGTCCTGTGTCCCAGCATCTATTTACTGTAATAATGCTCAATTGGGTCCATACCAACGTACGGGGAAGAATGTTTATGATATTAGAAAGAAGTGTGAAGGTGGTAACTTATGTTATCCTGCTTTAcaatatattgatgattatttgaactTGGATGAGGTAAAGAAGGCCGTCGGCGCAGAAGTGGatcattttgaaacttgTAACTTCGATATTAATCGTAATTTCCTATTTAATGGTGACTGGATGAAGCCATATCAAAAGGCTGTCACCAGTATTTTGAATCAAGACTTACCCGTGCTAGTATACGCAGGTGACAAGGATTTCATTTGTAACTGGTTAGGTAACAGAGCATGGACTGATGTACTACCATGGAAGgattctgaagaatttgCTAAGCAACCAATCCGTAATTGGACCGCTAAAGCTACAGGTGAGGTCGCCGGTGAAGTAAAGAGTTTCGGCCGTTTGACTTATTTGAGAGTCTTAGGTGGTGGTCACATGGTTCCATATGATGTCCCAGAAAATTCTTTGAGCTTTGTTAACGAATGGATCAATGGTAACTTTACATTATAA